The Panacibacter microcysteis DNA window AAACGGCTGCATATATAGACAACGGCATTTGGGGAACGAAGGCTGTAAAAGAAGCGAGGTTGTTTGGTAATGCTGTTGTGGTCTCTTCGACAAAGGATAAAAATCATTCTTACATAGCGAAAGCATTTACAGTACCTGCCGGTGTAAAATATTTGCATTACACTACTAACAATACCGTAGAAGGCACGCAGTGGCATAGTTTTCCTGCAACAGATGTGCCGCTGGTTGCAGATATGAGCAGCGATATTTTCAGCCGTCCTTTTGATTATTCAAAGCTTGCACTTATATATGCCGGTGCCCAGAAAAATATGGGTGCCGCAGGTGTGAACATTGTTGTTGTAAAAAAAGACATGCTTGGTATTAAGCGTGCCATACCGGCAATAATGAATTACCGCAATCATATAGAAGCGGGCTCACTGTTAAATACGCCGCCTGTGTTTGCTGTGTATGTTGCATTGCTTACGCTCAGGTGGATAAAAAGAGAAGGTGGTCTTGCCGAAATGGAAAAACGTGCAAAGGAAAGGGCTGCTCTTTTTTACGACACGCTGGATGCATTGCCGGCTTTTAAACCATTGGTGGTAAAAGAAGACCGTAGCATGATGAATGCTACTTTTACAACGGTGCGCCCTGAACTGGAAGACACTTTTGTTGCGCTTTGCAAACAAGAGGGTATGGTAGGCGTGAAAGGCCACAGGAGTGTAGGCGGCCTGCGTGTAAGCATGTACAACGCTTTACCGCTAAGCAGTGTGCAGGCAATCGTAGATTTAATGAAAGACTTTTCTGATAAGAATGCATGATTATTGCTGTAAAGAGTCGTCTTAAAAAAACAACCGCATAGTTAATGAGTATAATAAAACCGTTTAAGGCTTTGCGTCCGCAGGCACAGTTTGCGAAACAGGTAGCAAGCAGACCGTACGACGTATTAAGCAGTGCAGAGGCAAGAAAAGAAGCACAGGGCAACCCTGCCAGTTTTTTACACATCACCAAAAGTGAAATAGATCTGCCCGAATCGGCAGACATACACAGCCAGCAGGTATATGACGCAGCAAAAGAAAACCTGACTGCTTTTCTCAAAAGAGATATTCTTTTTAAAGAGAACAAGGAGTGTTACTACGTTTACCGTTTAATAATGGATGGCCGCAGCCAGACAGGTCTTGTATGTGTAAGCAGTGTAGATGACTACGAAAATGACATTATTAAAAAACACGAATTTACAAGACCGGAAAAAGAACAGGATCGCATTAACCACATTAAAACAACAGGTGCCCAAACCGGTAATGTGTTCCTGGCTTACCGCAATGTAGCTGCGCTGGATGAA harbors:
- the serC gene encoding 3-phosphoserine/phosphohydroxythreonine transaminase, translating into MKMHNFNSGPSILPKEVMEQAAAAIYDFNGVGLSILEIGHRTSWFGAVMDEARALVKELMGIGDAYEVLFLHGGASTQFMQVPMNLLDTDETAAYIDNGIWGTKAVKEARLFGNAVVVSSTKDKNHSYIAKAFTVPAGVKYLHYTTNNTVEGTQWHSFPATDVPLVADMSSDIFSRPFDYSKLALIYAGAQKNMGAAGVNIVVVKKDMLGIKRAIPAIMNYRNHIEAGSLLNTPPVFAVYVALLTLRWIKREGGLAEMEKRAKERAALFYDTLDALPAFKPLVVKEDRSMMNATFTTVRPELEDTFVALCKQEGMVGVKGHRSVGGLRVSMYNALPLSSVQAIVDLMKDFSDKNA